The Kutzneria kofuensis genome has a window encoding:
- the araB gene encoding ribulokinase — translation MTDVLALTDSLVVGVDFGTLSGRAVVVRVRDGAELGSAVFEYPHAVVEETLPSTGRTLPPDWALQVPSDYVDVLRHAVPNALKAANAKPEDVIGIGTDFTACTMIPVTADGTPLCELDEFRAEPHAYVKLWKHHSAQGQADRITDLARNRGEKWLPRYGGLISSEWEFAKGLQILEEAPAVYAAMWRFVEAADWIVWQLTGNYVRNACTAGYKGIHQDGAYPSPDYLRELNPAFESFVVDKLAHPLGQLGDAAGTLSAQAAEWTGLPQGIAVAVGNVDAHVTAPAAQAVEPGQMVAIMGTSTCHVMNGAELREVPGMCGVVEGGIVPGLWGYEAGQSGVGDIFGWFTHHGVPPEYHETARERGISVHELLTELAARQRVGEHGLLALDWHSGNRSVLVDHELSGLIVGQTLATRAEDTYRALLEATAFGTRMIIDTFIDAGVPVTEFVVAGGLIRNPLLMQIYADVLDMPLSVIGSANGPALGSAIHAAVAAGAYPDIRAAAAAMGSVERDVYLPIPTNVSGYEELFTDYLTLHDHFGRGANEVMRRLKRRRRKAKEQQ, via the coding sequence GTGACTGATGTGTTAGCGCTAACAGACAGCCTCGTGGTCGGCGTCGACTTCGGCACGCTGTCCGGCCGGGCCGTGGTCGTGCGGGTCCGTGACGGCGCCGAACTGGGCAGCGCGGTCTTCGAGTATCCGCACGCGGTCGTCGAGGAAACGCTGCCGTCGACCGGGCGGACGCTGCCGCCGGACTGGGCGCTGCAGGTCCCGTCGGACTACGTCGACGTGCTGCGGCACGCGGTCCCGAACGCCCTCAAGGCCGCCAACGCCAAGCCGGAAGACGTGATCGGCATCGGCACGGACTTCACCGCGTGCACGATGATCCCGGTCACCGCCGACGGCACGCCCCTGTGCGAGCTCGACGAGTTCCGAGCCGAGCCGCACGCCTACGTCAAGCTGTGGAAGCACCATTCCGCCCAGGGGCAGGCCGACCGGATCACCGACCTGGCCCGCAACCGGGGCGAGAAGTGGCTGCCCCGCTACGGCGGCCTGATCTCGTCGGAGTGGGAGTTCGCCAAGGGGCTGCAGATCCTGGAGGAAGCCCCCGCGGTGTACGCCGCGATGTGGCGCTTCGTCGAGGCGGCCGACTGGATCGTCTGGCAGCTCACCGGAAACTACGTCCGCAACGCCTGCACCGCCGGCTACAAGGGAATCCACCAGGACGGCGCCTACCCGAGCCCCGACTACCTGCGCGAGCTCAACCCCGCCTTCGAGAGCTTCGTGGTGGACAAGCTGGCGCACCCGTTGGGACAGCTGGGCGACGCCGCCGGCACGCTCTCGGCGCAGGCGGCCGAGTGGACCGGCCTCCCGCAGGGCATCGCGGTCGCCGTCGGCAACGTCGACGCGCACGTGACCGCGCCCGCCGCGCAGGCGGTCGAACCCGGGCAGATGGTCGCGATCATGGGCACCTCGACCTGTCACGTGATGAACGGCGCCGAGCTGCGCGAGGTGCCGGGCATGTGCGGCGTCGTCGAGGGCGGCATCGTGCCGGGCCTGTGGGGCTACGAGGCCGGGCAGAGCGGCGTCGGCGACATCTTCGGCTGGTTCACCCACCACGGCGTCCCGCCCGAGTACCACGAGACGGCCAGGGAACGCGGTATCTCCGTCCACGAGCTGCTGACGGAACTGGCCGCGCGGCAGCGGGTCGGCGAGCACGGCCTGCTGGCCCTGGACTGGCACAGCGGCAACCGCTCGGTGCTCGTCGACCACGAGCTGTCCGGCCTGATCGTCGGGCAGACGCTCGCCACCCGCGCCGAGGACACCTACCGCGCGCTGCTGGAGGCCACCGCCTTCGGCACCCGGATGATCATCGACACGTTCATCGACGCCGGCGTGCCGGTGACCGAGTTCGTCGTGGCCGGCGGCCTGATCCGCAACCCGCTGCTGATGCAGATCTACGCCGACGTGCTCGACATGCCGCTGTCCGTCATCGGCTCGGCCAACGGGCCGGCGCTGGGCTCGGCCATCCACGCCGCGGTCGCCGCCGGGGCCTACCCCGACATCCGCGCCGCGGCCGCCGCCATGGGCTCGGTGGAGCGCGACGTGTACCTGCCGATCCCGACCAACGTCTCGGGCTACGAGGAACTGTTCACCGACTACCTCACCCTGCACGACCACTTCGGCCGGGGTGCCAACGAGGTCATGCGCCGGCTGAAGCGGCGCAGGCGCAAGGCGAAGGAGCAGCAATGA
- the yjfF gene encoding galactofuranose ABC transporter, permease protein YjfF: protein MTALSTRFVPQRRYLPVLAALALLIGAYGFGAVRYPAFGNGQVVLDIFIDHAFLLVVAVGATFVILTGGIDLSVGSVAALSTMVSADLLQHKGWPAFAVIPFVLAIGAVLGLAMGLVIHYFEIQPFIVTLAGMFLARGLCYTISTESISITDGTYTAMAQTPISLGGGLHVSPSVVIALVVVAIAGYVLHFTRFGRTVYAVGGSERSALLMGLTVARTKVAVYTISGLCSALGGILIAFYTLSADPLGAVGMELDAIAAVVIGGTILTGGSGYVLGTVLGVLVLGIIQTLITFDGTLSSWWTRIVIGALLFVFIALQRLIARSR from the coding sequence ATGACCGCCCTGTCCACACGGTTCGTGCCGCAGCGGCGCTACCTGCCGGTGCTGGCGGCGTTGGCGCTGTTGATCGGCGCGTACGGCTTCGGCGCCGTGCGGTACCCGGCGTTCGGCAACGGCCAGGTGGTGCTGGACATCTTCATCGACCACGCCTTCCTGCTGGTGGTCGCGGTCGGGGCGACATTCGTCATCCTCACCGGCGGCATCGACCTCTCGGTCGGCTCGGTCGCCGCACTGTCCACAATGGTCTCCGCCGACCTGTTGCAGCACAAGGGCTGGCCGGCGTTCGCGGTGATCCCGTTCGTGCTGGCCATCGGCGCGGTGCTGGGCCTGGCGATGGGGCTGGTGATCCACTACTTCGAGATCCAGCCGTTCATCGTCACGCTGGCGGGCATGTTCCTGGCCCGGGGCCTGTGTTACACGATCAGCACCGAGTCGATCTCCATCACCGACGGCACGTACACCGCCATGGCGCAGACGCCGATCTCGCTGGGCGGTGGCCTGCACGTGTCGCCGAGCGTGGTGATCGCGCTGGTCGTGGTGGCGATCGCCGGGTACGTCCTGCACTTCACCCGCTTCGGCCGCACGGTGTACGCCGTCGGCGGCAGCGAGCGGTCGGCCCTGCTGATGGGCCTGACCGTGGCCAGGACCAAGGTCGCCGTCTACACGATCAGCGGCCTGTGCTCGGCGCTGGGCGGCATCCTGATCGCGTTCTACACGCTGTCCGCCGACCCGCTGGGCGCGGTGGGCATGGAGTTGGACGCGATCGCGGCGGTGGTGATCGGCGGCACGATCCTCACCGGCGGCTCCGGCTACGTGCTGGGCACGGTGCTCGGCGTGCTGGTGCTCGGCATCATCCAGACCCTGATCACCTTCGACGGCACGCTCAGCTCCTGGTGGACCCGGATCGTGATCGGCGCCCTGTTGTTCGTGTTCATCGCCCTGCAGCGGCTGATCGCCCGTTCGCGCTGA
- a CDS encoding ABC transporter permease: protein MTRHRLFWPAAALIALLLGNLVVSPRFFAIEIRDGHLYGNLIDILRNGSPLILIAVGMTLVVATRGIDLSVGAVVAVSGGMACVQLGSTSVVVAVALALGLCLVLGAWNGWLVAGLKIQPIVATLILMVAGRGLAQLITGGQIVTVSSGPYLAIAGSYLLTLPLSFLIAMAVYALTSLVVRRSALGMLLESVGGNPEASRLSGLRSGRLIWLCYVFSGLCAGIAGLIISSNVTGADGNNAGLWIELDAILAVVIGGTQLTGGRFSLGGTVIGALLIQTLTTTVYALGIPSQETLLFKAVVVTIVCLVQSPAFRAKLVRRRRRPQPPAVTVETEKVEVAS, encoded by the coding sequence ATGACCAGGCACCGGCTGTTCTGGCCGGCGGCCGCGCTGATCGCGCTGCTGCTGGGCAATCTGGTGGTGTCGCCGCGGTTCTTCGCCATCGAGATCCGTGACGGCCACCTGTACGGCAACCTGATCGACATCCTGCGCAACGGCTCGCCGCTGATCCTGATCGCGGTCGGCATGACGCTGGTGGTCGCCACCCGGGGCATCGACCTGTCGGTCGGCGCGGTGGTGGCGGTCAGCGGCGGGATGGCGTGCGTGCAACTGGGCAGCACCAGCGTGGTGGTCGCGGTGGCGCTGGCGCTCGGCCTGTGCCTGGTGCTGGGCGCGTGGAACGGCTGGCTGGTGGCCGGCCTGAAGATCCAGCCGATCGTGGCCACGCTGATCCTGATGGTGGCCGGCCGCGGGCTGGCGCAGCTGATCACCGGCGGCCAGATCGTCACCGTGTCGTCCGGCCCGTACCTGGCGATCGCCGGCAGCTACCTGCTCACGCTGCCGCTGTCGTTCCTGATCGCGATGGCGGTGTACGCGCTGACCTCGCTGGTGGTCCGGCGCTCCGCGCTCGGCATGCTGCTGGAGTCGGTCGGCGGCAACCCGGAGGCGAGCCGGCTGTCCGGCCTGCGCTCGGGCCGGCTGATCTGGCTCTGCTACGTGTTCAGCGGGTTGTGCGCCGGCATCGCCGGCCTGATCATCAGCTCCAACGTGACCGGAGCCGACGGCAACAACGCCGGCCTGTGGATCGAGCTGGACGCGATCCTGGCGGTGGTGATCGGCGGCACGCAGCTGACCGGCGGCCGGTTCTCCCTGGGCGGCACGGTGATCGGCGCGCTGCTCATCCAGACGCTGACCACCACGGTCTACGCGCTCGGCATCCCGTCCCAGGAAACCCTGTTGTTCAAGGCGGTTGTGGTGACGATCGTGTGCCTGGTGCAGTCGCCGGCGTTCCGGGCGAAACTGGTCCGGCGCCGACGGCGGCCGCAGCCGCCGGCCGTGACCGTGGAGACGGAGAAGGTCGAGGTGGCGTCATGA
- a CDS encoding sugar ABC transporter ATP-binding protein: MTQPREILRMTGIRKRFPGVTALDGVDFRLFPGEVHALMGENGAGKSTLIKVLTGVEGVDDGSIELSGAAVAFGGPDQAQQAGVSTVYQEVNLCPNLSVAENIFIGREPRRFGRIQWSRMRRRAEELLARLDLDIDVSAELSTQSIAVQQMVAIARALDVSARVLVLDEPTSSLDAKEVEQLMTVLRALRADGMAILFVSHFIDQVFAIADRMTVLRNGKLVGEYVTAEITPVELVTKMIGKELAALDELEVSERSTSVEQRPVLVAAEGLARTGGIEPFSMAIRQGEVVGLAGLLGSGRTELARLLFGADHADGGTVDIDGQRAHLRSPRAAMSHRIGFCSENRKTEGLIAELTIRENIALAMQAGRGWLRPISRRRQLELAARYIEALDIRPADPEAVVGTLSGGNQQKVLLARWLATEPRLLILDEPTRGIDIGAKAEIQKLVATLSEDGMAVLFISAELEEVLRLSHHVAVLRDRQVVAQLTNDGLTPEEIMSTIADGGAA, translated from the coding sequence ATGACCCAGCCCCGCGAGATCCTTCGGATGACCGGAATCCGCAAGCGGTTCCCCGGCGTCACCGCGCTCGACGGCGTGGATTTCCGGCTGTTCCCCGGCGAGGTGCACGCCTTGATGGGGGAGAACGGCGCCGGCAAGTCGACCCTGATCAAGGTGCTGACCGGGGTCGAGGGCGTCGACGACGGCTCGATCGAGCTGTCCGGCGCGGCGGTCGCCTTCGGCGGTCCGGACCAGGCCCAGCAGGCCGGCGTCAGCACGGTCTACCAGGAGGTGAACCTCTGCCCGAACCTGTCGGTGGCGGAGAACATCTTCATCGGCCGGGAGCCGCGGCGGTTCGGCCGGATCCAGTGGTCCCGGATGCGCAGGCGCGCCGAGGAGCTGCTGGCCCGGCTCGATCTGGACATCGACGTGTCGGCCGAGTTGTCGACCCAGTCGATCGCGGTGCAGCAGATGGTCGCGATCGCCCGGGCACTGGACGTGTCGGCTCGCGTGCTGGTGCTCGACGAGCCGACCTCCAGTCTCGACGCCAAGGAGGTCGAGCAGCTGATGACCGTGCTGCGAGCGTTGCGCGCGGACGGCATGGCCATCCTGTTCGTGTCCCACTTCATCGACCAGGTGTTCGCGATCGCCGACCGGATGACCGTGCTGCGCAACGGAAAGCTCGTCGGCGAGTACGTCACCGCGGAGATCACCCCGGTCGAGCTGGTGACGAAGATGATCGGCAAGGAACTGGCCGCGCTGGACGAGTTGGAGGTGTCCGAGCGGTCGACGTCCGTCGAGCAGCGGCCGGTGCTGGTCGCGGCCGAGGGACTGGCTCGCACCGGAGGCATCGAGCCGTTCTCGATGGCCATCCGCCAGGGCGAGGTGGTCGGGCTGGCCGGACTGCTCGGCTCCGGCCGGACCGAGCTGGCCCGACTGCTGTTCGGCGCGGACCACGCCGACGGCGGCACGGTCGACATCGACGGGCAGCGGGCGCACCTGCGGTCCCCGCGCGCGGCGATGAGCCACCGTATCGGGTTCTGCTCGGAGAACCGCAAGACCGAGGGCCTGATCGCGGAGCTGACCATCCGGGAGAACATCGCGCTGGCGATGCAGGCCGGCCGCGGCTGGCTGCGGCCGATCTCCCGGCGGCGGCAGCTGGAGCTGGCCGCCCGCTACATCGAGGCGCTGGACATCCGGCCGGCCGATCCCGAGGCGGTGGTCGGCACGTTGTCCGGCGGGAACCAGCAGAAGGTGCTGCTGGCCCGGTGGCTGGCCACCGAGCCGCGGCTGCTGATCCTGGACGAGCCCACCCGCGGCATCGACATCGGCGCCAAGGCGGAGATCCAGAAGCTGGTCGCGACGCTGTCGGAGGACGGCATGGCGGTGCTGTTCATCTCCGCCGAGCTGGAGGAGGTGCTGCGGCTGAGCCATCATGTCGCGGTGCTGCGGGACCGGCAGGTCGTCGCCCAGCTGACCAACGACGGGCTCACCCCGGAGGAGATCATGTCGACCATCGCGGACGGGGGTGCGGCATGA
- a CDS encoding ABC transporter substrate-binding protein: MLTGCGGGGGSAASGNGTVTLGFAQVGAESGWRTANTKSIQDSAKSAGITLKFSDAQQKQANQIQAIRSYIQQHVNVIAFSPVVETGWDTVLKEAKTANIPVILTDRAIDSQDSSLYKSFLGSDFVNEGKEAGDWVAKEYASATGPVNIAVLEGTTGSAPANDRSKGFNDVIKADPKFKVVASQDGDFTRAQGKQVMESFLKSQSKIDVLFAQNDDMGLGALDAIKAAGLTPGKDIKIVTVDGTHDGLQALADGKFNYVVECNPLLGPQLMDLVKKVAAGESVPNRILTKETAFDQAAAKAALPSRQY, from the coding sequence ATGCTGACCGGCTGCGGCGGCGGCGGTGGGTCGGCGGCCTCCGGCAACGGGACCGTGACGCTGGGCTTCGCCCAGGTGGGCGCCGAGAGCGGCTGGCGGACGGCCAACACCAAGTCCATTCAGGACTCGGCCAAGTCGGCCGGCATCACGCTGAAGTTCTCGGACGCGCAGCAGAAGCAGGCCAACCAGATCCAGGCCATCCGCTCGTACATCCAGCAGCACGTGAACGTGATCGCCTTCTCGCCGGTGGTGGAGACGGGCTGGGACACCGTGCTGAAGGAGGCGAAGACGGCGAACATCCCGGTGATCCTGACCGACCGGGCCATCGACTCGCAGGATTCCTCGCTGTACAAGAGCTTCCTCGGCTCCGACTTCGTCAACGAGGGCAAGGAAGCCGGCGACTGGGTGGCCAAGGAGTACGCGTCGGCCACCGGCCCGGTGAACATCGCCGTGCTGGAGGGCACCACGGGCTCGGCCCCGGCCAACGACCGGTCCAAGGGCTTCAACGACGTGATCAAGGCCGACCCGAAGTTCAAGGTCGTCGCGTCCCAGGACGGTGACTTCACCCGCGCCCAGGGCAAGCAGGTGATGGAGTCCTTCCTCAAGTCGCAGAGCAAGATCGACGTGCTGTTCGCGCAGAACGACGACATGGGCCTCGGCGCGCTGGACGCGATCAAGGCCGCCGGCCTGACCCCCGGCAAGGACATCAAGATCGTCACGGTCGACGGCACCCACGACGGGCTGCAGGCGCTGGCCGACGGCAAGTTCAACTACGTGGTCGAGTGCAACCCGCTGCTCGGCCCGCAGCTGATGGACCTGGTCAAGAAGGTCGCCGCCGGTGAGAGCGTGCCGAACCGGATCCTGACCAAGGAGACCGCGTTCGACCAGGCTGCCGCCAAGGCCGCGCTGCCAAGCCGCCAGTACTGA
- a CDS encoding LacI family DNA-binding transcriptional regulator, with product MARISEDGRRGGAQAVRQASLTDVAELAGVSHMTVSRVINGTGPVRPETRARVQAAIEELDYRPNSAARTLATGKSETLGVVALDSTLFGPASMLYGIEHAAREAGYAITISSVSRPQLQSISDAVEILRRQAVEGILVIAPHVSAGHALEVVPRDVPLVAVGAAESAPVPVVTVDQYDGARRATEHLLALGHRTVWHIAGPSDWLEARDRELGWRETLEARDIEPPRMLRGDWSPRSGYEAGRALVTERGVTAVFVANDQMALGMLRAFAEAGVSVPRDVHVVGFDDVPESAYFSPPLTTVRQDFIEVGRQAFELLLARLRDEDRGARHLITPELIVRESTGPR from the coding sequence GTGGCACGGATCTCCGAGGACGGTCGCAGGGGCGGCGCGCAGGCTGTGCGCCAGGCCAGCCTGACGGACGTCGCCGAGCTCGCGGGCGTGTCGCACATGACGGTGTCCCGGGTCATCAACGGCACCGGGCCGGTCCGACCCGAGACCCGCGCCCGGGTGCAGGCCGCGATCGAGGAACTGGACTACCGGCCCAACTCCGCGGCGCGGACGCTGGCCACCGGCAAGTCCGAGACGCTCGGCGTGGTGGCGCTCGACTCCACGCTGTTCGGTCCGGCGAGCATGCTGTACGGCATCGAGCACGCCGCGCGTGAGGCCGGCTACGCGATCACCATCTCCAGCGTCAGCCGCCCGCAACTGCAGTCCATTTCGGACGCCGTCGAGATCCTGCGCCGGCAGGCCGTCGAGGGCATCCTGGTGATCGCGCCGCACGTGTCGGCCGGTCACGCTCTGGAGGTCGTGCCGCGCGACGTGCCCCTGGTCGCCGTCGGCGCCGCCGAGTCCGCCCCGGTTCCGGTCGTCACCGTCGACCAGTACGACGGCGCGCGGCGGGCCACCGAGCACCTGTTGGCGTTGGGCCACCGCACCGTGTGGCACATCGCCGGTCCGTCCGACTGGCTGGAGGCCAGGGACCGGGAACTGGGCTGGCGGGAAACGTTGGAGGCGCGGGACATCGAGCCGCCGCGCATGCTCCGTGGCGACTGGAGCCCCCGCTCCGGCTACGAGGCCGGTCGCGCCCTGGTGACCGAGCGCGGCGTCACCGCCGTTTTCGTCGCCAACGACCAGATGGCCCTGGGCATGCTCCGGGCCTTCGCCGAAGCCGGCGTCTCGGTTCCTCGGGACGTGCACGTGGTCGGCTTCGACGATGTCCCCGAGTCCGCCTACTTCAGCCCGCCCCTGACCACCGTCCGCCAGGACTTCATCGAGGTAGGAAGGCAGGCGTTCGAGTTGCTGCTGGCACGACTACGCGACGAGGACCGCGGCGCCCGGCATCTGATCACCCCGGAGCTGATCGTCCGCGAGAGCACCGGCCCCCGGTAA
- a CDS encoding FAD-binding protein: protein MEAVNWAGNLVYKADRILRPRTVDEVREMVAAAPRIKTLGTRHCFNDIADFDGGVQIDIGGVEAPIEFDTAAATVTVSGATRYGELAPVLHARGFALPNLASLPHCTIAGSVATGTHGSGRRNQGLASAVSALDLVTADGELHSFAKGDKDFPGVVVNVGALGVVTRMTLDLVPAFEVRQNVFDALPWDALFEHVDEIEDAAYSVSLFTNWANDAVDLAWLKTVGESRTELFGATPADGPRHPAHAAGLPADNCTEQLGVPGPWHERLPHFKLGFTPSVGDELQSEYFVPYRHAAAAFEALRGLGDRIAPLVMCSEIRAIAADDLWLSPAQGGDRIALHFTWYQRRSEVEALLPLIEERLAPFGVRAHWGKVFHHRPTDEAWPMLADFRDLRARLDPDGVFENPYVARNIG, encoded by the coding sequence ATGGAAGCAGTGAACTGGGCCGGCAACCTCGTCTACAAGGCGGATCGGATCCTCCGCCCGCGCACGGTGGACGAGGTGCGCGAGATGGTCGCGGCCGCGCCGAGGATCAAGACGCTCGGCACCCGGCACTGCTTCAACGACATCGCTGACTTCGACGGCGGCGTGCAGATCGACATCGGCGGCGTCGAGGCGCCGATCGAGTTCGACACCGCGGCCGCGACGGTCACGGTGAGCGGGGCGACGCGCTACGGCGAACTCGCCCCCGTCCTCCATGCCCGCGGATTCGCGCTGCCGAACCTGGCGTCGCTGCCGCACTGCACCATCGCCGGCAGCGTCGCGACCGGCACCCACGGCTCCGGCCGGCGCAACCAGGGACTCGCGTCGGCGGTGTCGGCGCTGGACCTCGTGACGGCCGACGGCGAGCTGCACAGCTTTGCCAAGGGGGACAAGGACTTCCCCGGCGTGGTGGTGAACGTCGGCGCGCTCGGCGTCGTCACGCGCATGACGCTCGACCTCGTGCCGGCGTTCGAGGTGCGGCAGAACGTCTTCGACGCGTTGCCGTGGGACGCGTTGTTCGAGCATGTGGACGAGATCGAGGATGCCGCATACAGCGTCAGCCTCTTCACCAACTGGGCCAACGACGCCGTCGACCTGGCCTGGCTGAAGACCGTCGGCGAGTCGCGAACCGAGCTGTTCGGCGCGACGCCCGCCGACGGGCCGAGGCATCCCGCGCACGCGGCCGGCCTGCCCGCCGACAACTGCACCGAGCAGCTCGGTGTTCCCGGGCCGTGGCACGAACGGTTGCCGCACTTCAAGCTCGGCTTCACGCCGAGCGTCGGGGACGAGCTCCAGTCCGAGTACTTCGTGCCGTATCGGCATGCCGCGGCGGCGTTCGAGGCGCTGCGCGGGCTCGGCGACCGGATCGCGCCGCTGGTGATGTGCTCGGAGATCCGCGCGATCGCCGCCGACGACCTGTGGCTGAGCCCGGCGCAGGGCGGCGACCGGATCGCGCTGCATTTCACGTGGTACCAACGGCGATCCGAGGTCGAGGCGCTGCTGCCGCTGATCGAGGAGCGGCTGGCGCCGTTCGGCGTCCGGGCGCACTGGGGCAAGGTGTTCCACCACCGCCCGACCGACGAGGCCTGGCCGATGCTGGCGGACTTCCGTGACCTGAGGGCACGGCTGGACCCCGACGGTGTGTTCGAAAATCCTTATGTGGCCCGCAATATCGGCTGA
- a CDS encoding LacI family DNA-binding transcriptional regulator yields the protein MTIIDVARAAGVAPSTVSYVLNGKRSISAETRRQVEQCIRQLGYRPLNRRTAAPRDRTNVLGLLAPLRAGVNMPSLTRFVGAAMLAARARGHDLLLLTHDSGMAGLRRAMSTAVADALIVLDVHASDSTIPALMTLDRPVVLVGTPDRPTGLACVDANVGVAAERAVGHLVNLGHRAVGVVGSPLPAHTRGADYPRRFTQAFEAVAGKWGLRASRRPCGESGEAVRSCLDAMFTQDPGITGLVVENEATLPGVLEHLGRRGLRVPEDVSVVAVCHEDVAERPPVRFTSVAVPTAQLGELAVELALRQFDEGAVPEVRLLTPGLTVRESTGPAPVTASCP from the coding sequence GTGACGATCATCGATGTCGCGAGGGCGGCGGGGGTGGCGCCGAGCACGGTGTCGTACGTTCTCAACGGAAAGCGGTCCATTTCCGCCGAAACGCGGCGACAGGTGGAACAGTGCATCCGCCAACTCGGCTACCGGCCTCTCAACCGGCGGACGGCGGCCCCGAGGGACCGGACCAATGTGCTGGGCCTGCTGGCGCCGCTACGAGCCGGCGTGAACATGCCGTCGCTGACAAGATTCGTCGGGGCGGCGATGCTCGCGGCGCGCGCCCGGGGGCACGACCTGTTGCTGCTCACGCACGACTCCGGCATGGCGGGGTTGCGGCGGGCGATGTCGACGGCGGTCGCCGACGCGCTGATCGTGCTGGACGTGCATGCCTCGGATTCGACGATCCCGGCGCTGATGACGCTGGACCGCCCGGTGGTGCTGGTCGGGACGCCGGACCGGCCGACCGGCCTGGCGTGCGTGGACGCCAACGTCGGGGTGGCCGCCGAACGCGCGGTCGGGCACCTGGTGAACCTGGGGCACCGGGCCGTGGGCGTGGTGGGGTCGCCGCTGCCGGCGCACACGCGCGGGGCCGACTATCCGCGGCGGTTCACGCAGGCCTTCGAGGCGGTGGCGGGGAAGTGGGGCCTGCGCGCCAGCCGGCGTCCGTGCGGCGAGTCGGGCGAGGCGGTGCGCAGCTGCCTGGACGCGATGTTCACCCAGGACCCCGGCATCACCGGCCTGGTGGTCGAGAACGAGGCGACGCTGCCCGGCGTGCTCGAGCACCTGGGCCGGCGCGGCCTGCGCGTGCCCGAGGACGTCTCGGTTGTGGCCGTGTGCCACGAGGACGTGGCCGAGCGGCCGCCGGTCCGCTTCACCTCGGTGGCCGTGCCGACCGCCCAGCTCGGGGAACTCGCCGTCGAGCTGGCGCTGCGGCAGTTCGACGAGGGCGCCGTGCCGGAGGTTCGGCTGCTCACGCCCGGCCTCACCGTCCGGGAGAGCACCGGACCCGCACCCGTGACAGCGTCGTGCCCATGA
- a CDS encoding arabinofuranosidase catalytic domain-containing protein produces MRKLGSAGRRLAVTTAAVGLALTGVGVVGTQTASAAGSGPCDIYAAGGTPCVAAHSTTRALYASYNGSLYQVRRSSDGRTANIGPVSAGGYANAGAQDSFCANTTCLITVIYDQSGRGNNLTQAPGGGAAGGPDNLANATAAPTTVNGHKVYGVFVAPGTGYRNDHTSGIATGDRAEGMYAIFDGTHYNGGCCFDYGNAETSNNDTGNGHMEAIYFGNIKVWGYGSGNGPWIMADLENGLFSGVNQHYNANDPTVNHRYLTAIVKGGPNKWAIRGGNAQSGGLSTFYSGQRPNVSGYNPMHKEGAIILGIGGDNSKGSAGTFYEGVMTSGYPSDATENSVQANIVSAGYR; encoded by the coding sequence GTGCGAAAGCTGGGAAGTGCCGGCCGGCGGTTGGCGGTGACCACCGCGGCCGTGGGCCTTGCCCTCACGGGTGTCGGCGTGGTGGGCACGCAGACGGCCTCCGCGGCCGGCAGCGGTCCGTGCGACATCTACGCGGCCGGCGGCACGCCGTGCGTGGCCGCGCACAGCACGACCAGGGCGCTCTACGCGTCGTACAACGGGTCGCTGTACCAGGTCCGCCGTAGCTCGGACGGCCGCACGGCCAACATCGGTCCGGTGTCGGCCGGCGGCTACGCCAACGCGGGGGCCCAGGACTCGTTCTGCGCCAACACGACCTGCCTGATCACCGTGATCTACGACCAGTCCGGCCGGGGCAACAACCTCACCCAGGCGCCCGGCGGCGGCGCGGCCGGCGGGCCCGACAACCTCGCCAATGCCACCGCGGCGCCCACCACCGTCAACGGGCACAAGGTGTACGGCGTGTTCGTCGCCCCCGGCACCGGCTACCGCAACGACCACACCTCGGGCATCGCGACCGGCGACCGGGCCGAGGGGATGTACGCGATCTTCGACGGCACGCACTACAACGGCGGCTGCTGCTTCGACTACGGCAACGCCGAGACGAGCAACAACGACACCGGCAACGGCCACATGGAGGCCATCTACTTCGGCAACATCAAGGTCTGGGGCTACGGGTCCGGCAACGGACCGTGGATCATGGCCGACCTGGAGAACGGCCTGTTCTCCGGCGTGAACCAGCACTACAACGCCAACGACCCGACCGTGAACCACCGCTACCTCACCGCCATCGTCAAGGGCGGCCCCAACAAGTGGGCGATCCGCGGCGGCAATGCGCAATCCGGTGGACTGTCGACATTCTACAGTGGACAGAGGCCCAACGTCTCGGGCTACAACCCGATGCACAAGGAGGGCGCGATCATCCTCGGCATCGGCGGCGACAACAGCAAGGGATCGGCCGGCACCTTCTACGAAGGCGTGATGACCTCCGGCTACCCGTCCGACGCCACCGAGAACTCCGTGCAGGCCAACATCGTCTCGGCGGGATACCGCTGA